A genome region from Vibrio tapetis subsp. tapetis includes the following:
- a CDS encoding response regulator transcription factor, with product MSISVLLIEDDKDLAEAISDYMELDGFEFDFAYNGLAGRDLALSNHYDIILTDLNMPKMDGIDVCQSLRDKGVTTPILMLTARDTLNDKLTGFAAGSDDYLVKPFAMDELKVRLLALARRSKGVVTRLSIGDLTVDLDKHQAIRSGQPLKMPPVCWKMLVCLMQNSPNVVSKTKLEDEVWGETLPSADSLKVHLFKLRQAVDASFDNKLIHTVHGVGIVIREEQ from the coding sequence ATGAGCATTAGTGTCCTACTTATCGAAGACGACAAAGATCTTGCCGAGGCCATCAGTGATTATATGGAGTTGGATGGCTTCGAATTTGACTTTGCTTACAATGGGCTCGCTGGTCGTGACCTAGCGTTGAGCAATCACTATGACATCATCTTGACCGATCTTAATATGCCGAAGATGGATGGCATTGATGTTTGTCAGTCATTACGAGATAAAGGGGTCACTACGCCTATCCTCATGCTTACTGCCAGAGATACCTTAAATGACAAGTTAACGGGTTTTGCTGCGGGTTCGGACGATTACTTGGTCAAACCGTTTGCGATGGATGAACTCAAAGTTCGCCTATTAGCGTTAGCACGTCGTTCAAAAGGTGTCGTGACGCGTTTGAGCATCGGCGACTTAACGGTAGATTTGGATAAACACCAAGCCATCCGGTCTGGGCAACCACTTAAAATGCCGCCGGTATGTTGGAAGATGCTGGTATGCCTAATGCAAAACAGCCCGAATGTCGTGAGTAAAACAAAATTAGAAGATGAAGTGTGGGGAGAGACGCTTCCTAGTGCTGACAGCTTGAAGGTTCACCTGTTCAAACTGAGGCAAGCCGTCGATGCCTCTTTTGACAACAAGCTTATTCACACTGTGCACGGAGTCGGTATTGTGATCAGGGAAGAACAGTAA
- a CDS encoding sterol desaturase family protein encodes MDFMSQTLSEMSIILTETWVDEHFMLIAAVIFLIELIRYGFKKQLNWNLIGDSATNLVTLSFLLVTLFLVGLVYVGAFTYSYEHFSLTQLPITGWTVLGCLILADLAYYWEHRFLHSNGLAWGTHSVHHSSPYFNISVAYRFGPLDWFFPFFFHLPLILLGFNPFVVLMCETLVQLYQTLLHTEMVKKLPRPIEAVFNTPSHHRVHHATNKRYLDKNYAGILIIWDRMFGTFVREEEKVKYGVYPRINSVNPFKVYFDGYVKLGQQIWHAPNWAYRLRLLVKPPIWAWQQKQKRE; translated from the coding sequence ATGGACTTCATGTCTCAAACGCTATCTGAAATGTCTATCATCCTGACTGAAACTTGGGTAGATGAGCATTTTATGCTGATTGCCGCCGTGATATTTCTCATTGAGCTAATACGTTATGGCTTTAAGAAACAACTAAATTGGAATCTTATTGGCGACAGTGCGACTAATTTGGTCACGCTGAGCTTTTTGCTAGTGACGCTTTTTTTAGTCGGACTGGTGTATGTGGGGGCGTTTACCTACTCTTATGAACACTTTAGCCTGACCCAACTTCCAATAACGGGCTGGACGGTGCTCGGCTGTTTGATTTTGGCTGACCTCGCTTACTATTGGGAGCACAGGTTTCTTCACAGTAACGGCTTAGCTTGGGGAACGCACTCCGTTCACCACAGTTCGCCTTACTTTAATATCTCGGTCGCTTATCGTTTTGGTCCACTCGATTGGTTTTTCCCGTTCTTCTTCCACTTACCGTTGATCTTATTGGGCTTTAATCCATTTGTTGTGTTGATGTGCGAGACACTGGTTCAGCTATACCAAACCTTGCTGCACACAGAGATGGTAAAGAAGCTTCCACGGCCGATTGAGGCGGTGTTTAATACACCGTCACATCACAGAGTGCATCATGCCACCAATAAGCGATACTTGGATAAGAACTATGCGGGCATACTGATCATTTGGGATCGGATGTTTGGCACCTTTGTACGTGAAGAGGAAAAGGTAAAATATGGTGTTTACCCACGGATTAATTCGGTTAACCCATTTAAAGTGTATTTCGATGGCTACGTAAAACTGGGGCAACAAATTTGGCATGCACCAAACTGGGCTTATCGACTGCGATTGCTCGTTAAGCCACCGATTTGGGCATGGCAACAAAAACAGAAAAGGGAATAG
- the glgC gene encoding glucose-1-phosphate adenylyltransferase, with the protein MQDALTIILAGGMGSRLSPLTDNRAKPAVPFGGKYRILDFTLSNCLHSGLRRVLVLTQYKSHSLQKHLRDGWSIFNPELGEYITAVPPQMRKGENWYEGTADAIYQNLWLLDRSEAEYVVVLSGDHIYRMDYEPMLAQHKKTGADLTIACMEVPIQEASAFGCVGIDNERKIVAFEEKPENPPATPNDETQSLASMGIYIFSMNTLVESLELDASNDLSSHDFGKDIIPRLIDKQSVYAYQFGDTKGRVSRDTYWRDVGTIDSFYQANMDLLEPVPPIDLYQPNWPVRTYEHQYPPARTVSSDTGNEGIFINSIIANGVINSGGSVQHSILSANVRINDGVTIADSILFDDVQVGENSQLQNCIVDKHVVIPPNTQIGFNTTVDAQRFHISENGVVVIPESYQFD; encoded by the coding sequence ATGCAAGATGCACTTACGATAATACTCGCCGGAGGTATGGGCTCGCGCTTATCTCCGCTTACTGATAATCGAGCTAAACCCGCTGTACCATTTGGCGGGAAATACCGAATCCTTGATTTTACTCTGTCTAACTGCCTTCATTCGGGTTTACGGCGTGTATTGGTGCTGACTCAGTACAAATCCCATTCGCTACAAAAACATCTTAGGGATGGCTGGTCTATCTTCAACCCTGAGCTTGGCGAATATATTACTGCCGTGCCACCACAAATGCGTAAAGGTGAAAACTGGTATGAAGGCACGGCAGATGCTATTTACCAAAACTTATGGTTACTAGACCGCAGTGAAGCCGAATATGTCGTCGTGTTATCAGGCGACCATATTTACCGGATGGACTATGAGCCGATGCTGGCTCAGCATAAAAAGACAGGGGCGGATCTCACGATTGCTTGCATGGAAGTGCCTATTCAAGAAGCGAGCGCCTTCGGTTGTGTTGGCATCGACAACGAGCGAAAAATTGTCGCGTTCGAAGAAAAGCCAGAAAACCCACCGGCCACACCGAACGACGAAACCCAAAGCTTAGCGTCTATGGGGATCTATATTTTCTCTATGAACACGCTGGTGGAAAGCTTAGAACTTGATGCAAGCAACGATTTGTCTAGCCACGATTTCGGCAAAGATATTATTCCGAGGCTCATTGATAAACAATCTGTCTATGCGTACCAATTTGGCGACACAAAAGGCCGTGTAAGCAGGGATACCTATTGGCGAGATGTAGGGACTATCGATTCGTTTTATCAAGCAAATATGGATCTGCTTGAACCTGTTCCGCCCATTGATCTTTATCAGCCTAATTGGCCAGTGAGAACCTATGAGCACCAATATCCACCCGCTCGAACGGTTTCTTCAGATACAGGGAATGAGGGGATTTTTATTAACTCTATTATTGCCAATGGGGTAATAAATTCTGGAGGCTCGGTTCAACACTCCATTCTCTCTGCAAACGTGAGAATCAATGACGGGGTAACCATCGCAGACTCCATTTTATTTGATGATGTTCAGGTAGGAGAAAACAGTCAACTTCAAAACTGTATCGTGGATAAGCACGTAGTGATCCCACCTAATACTCAAATTGGCTTCAACACCACAGTAGATGCACAGCGTTTTCATATTTCTGAAAATGGGGTTGTGGTGATCCCTGAAAGCTACCAGTTCGACTGA
- a CDS encoding DUF1800 domain-containing protein, with translation MFSILKRYGYKLSICFASLSLLMACGGGDNSGSGQGDIPEPVSLTQAQRYDLLYRSTFGPKPDSYQELARLGYVTWLDKQFSIAPSLHSTRLKTYPLAEGRDSYNQADRVAVWWDISLNAPDQLRQRVAFALSEIFVISRYGASLGGRPLEMTDYYDMLITHAFGNYRDLIESVTLHAAMGDYLSMMANQKADPKNNRYPDENYAREVMQLFSIGLYELNSDGTAKLDAQNQRIPTYSQDDIENLARVFTGWHIAEKTKPSWGSKDGNWFLPMVAYPERHDDKEKVVMGKVFAQGQTAEQDMAQAMDMLLNHPNTAPLISKHLIQRLVTSNPSPAYVARTSALFADNGEGVRGDLKAVIRGILTDSEALSGGDRSPVKMKEPLIAMTNFFRAFEAKSADPSGRFHNSIDTFRSYGQSPLGSPSVFNFFSPDYAPNGEIAAVNDVAPEFEILSWNNFILTNNQLWAATGRTNYEGEDNPNRIVINTAPLEAIANDHEALIIEIERRLLSQRMSNPLRAIVLESLESHRDTQQSLKVRNAIYIVVTSQEFHIEELTQ, from the coding sequence TTGTTTTCTATATTAAAGCGTTATGGCTACAAATTGAGTATCTGCTTCGCTAGCCTCTCACTGCTCATGGCATGTGGCGGAGGAGATAATAGTGGTTCAGGCCAGGGTGATATTCCTGAGCCCGTTTCCCTGACACAAGCTCAGCGTTATGACCTTCTCTATCGGTCAACATTTGGTCCGAAGCCGGACTCTTATCAAGAATTGGCACGCTTAGGCTACGTCACTTGGCTAGATAAACAGTTTTCTATCGCACCAAGTTTGCACTCGACACGCCTGAAAACGTACCCATTGGCAGAAGGCAGAGACAGCTACAACCAAGCGGATCGCGTGGCCGTTTGGTGGGATATCAGCCTAAATGCGCCGGATCAATTACGACAGCGTGTCGCGTTTGCATTGAGTGAAATTTTCGTGATTTCACGGTATGGCGCGAGCTTGGGAGGACGCCCACTAGAGATGACCGACTACTACGACATGCTCATCACCCATGCTTTTGGCAATTATCGTGATCTAATTGAATCAGTGACGCTTCATGCCGCGATGGGTGATTACTTGTCAATGATGGCCAATCAAAAGGCTGACCCAAAGAATAATCGCTACCCTGATGAAAACTATGCACGTGAAGTCATGCAGCTTTTTAGCATCGGGCTTTATGAATTAAACTCCGATGGTACGGCGAAACTCGATGCTCAAAATCAACGGATCCCAACTTACTCGCAAGATGACATAGAAAACCTTGCTCGTGTCTTTACCGGTTGGCATATCGCTGAGAAAACTAAACCATCGTGGGGTTCTAAAGATGGGAATTGGTTCTTGCCAATGGTCGCTTACCCTGAGCGTCATGATGATAAAGAAAAGGTGGTGATGGGAAAAGTATTTGCACAAGGGCAAACTGCCGAGCAAGATATGGCCCAGGCAATGGATATGTTGCTTAATCACCCGAATACCGCTCCGCTGATCAGTAAACACCTGATACAAAGATTGGTGACGTCGAACCCTTCTCCAGCTTATGTTGCTCGAACTAGTGCACTATTCGCCGATAATGGTGAAGGAGTAAGAGGGGATCTTAAAGCAGTAATCCGCGGAATTCTAACAGACAGCGAGGCACTTAGTGGCGGTGATCGTTCGCCTGTTAAGATGAAAGAACCTTTAATAGCGATGACCAATTTTTTCCGCGCATTTGAGGCTAAATCAGCCGATCCTTCGGGCCGCTTTCATAACTCCATCGACACGTTTCGATCCTATGGGCAATCTCCACTTGGTTCGCCAAGTGTGTTCAATTTCTTCTCTCCAGATTACGCCCCAAATGGAGAGATCGCTGCCGTAAATGATGTTGCGCCCGAGTTTGAGATACTGAGCTGGAATAATTTCATTCTCACCAACAATCAGCTTTGGGCTGCAACGGGTAGAACGAATTACGAGGGAGAAGATAACCCAAATCGCATTGTCATCAATACAGCGCCTTTAGAAGCGATAGCCAATGATCACGAGGCATTGATCATTGAAATTGAGAGACGCTTGCTTTCTCAAAGGATGAGTAATCCTCTGAGAGCTATCGTATTGGAGTCATTAGAAAGTCATCGAGATACTCAGCAAAGTTTAAAGGTCCGCAATGCCATTTATATTGTCGTAACAAGCCAAGAATTTCATATTGAGGAATTAACCCAATGA
- a CDS encoding DUF1501 domain-containing protein: MISRRQLLAAMASTPVVSVMGTGSAHALPNNDYKALVCVFLFGGNDGFNMLIPNNNARYDEYATARPDIAIPQASLLPLSLNSGADLTLGLHPSMVEAQSLFNSGKMVAIANSGVLIEPSTKAGLRDGTHAMPPFLFSHNSQQTEWQRGWSGSSTTLGWAGRLMDVLSSDTNAISPTFSLNGYAQLLNGSDHTANLINASSLPKMNAINNTQRRKSFDQVMNLSPLAAFGREFDRVKSDSISIRDTLATAIDSIPEEGHFPDISLSHQLHTVARLIKSSDQLGHQRQVYFVGLGGFDTHANQLDKHAELMSALSQSLAAFNQSMEASGLGDKVTTMTMSDFGRRLASNGTGTDHGWASNHLVVASYTDSGHR, translated from the coding sequence ATGATTTCACGTCGTCAACTATTAGCGGCTATGGCCTCAACACCGGTGGTATCAGTGATGGGCACCGGCTCTGCACATGCCCTGCCAAATAATGATTATAAAGCGCTGGTTTGTGTGTTTTTATTTGGCGGGAATGATGGCTTTAACATGTTGATACCCAACAATAATGCACGCTATGATGAATACGCTACGGCGCGTCCAGACATCGCTATCCCCCAAGCGTCATTACTGCCTTTGTCGTTGAATTCGGGGGCAGATCTGACATTGGGTTTACACCCATCAATGGTAGAAGCTCAAAGCCTTTTTAATAGCGGAAAAATGGTCGCTATTGCAAACAGCGGTGTATTAATTGAACCTTCAACGAAGGCGGGTTTGCGGGATGGAACGCACGCGATGCCACCATTCTTGTTCTCTCACAATTCACAACAAACAGAATGGCAGCGCGGTTGGTCTGGCAGTAGCACAACGCTAGGCTGGGCCGGGCGATTAATGGATGTACTGAGTAGCGATACTAACGCCATTAGCCCGACGTTTAGCCTCAATGGATATGCTCAGTTACTAAATGGGAGCGACCATACTGCCAATCTTATTAATGCATCATCACTCCCTAAAATGAATGCCATCAACAACACTCAGCGCCGAAAGAGCTTTGATCAGGTGATGAACTTATCCCCTTTGGCCGCGTTTGGGCGAGAGTTCGATCGTGTAAAGAGTGATTCAATTTCCATACGAGATACACTTGCAACGGCAATTGATTCTATCCCGGAAGAAGGTCATTTCCCTGATATATCTTTAAGTCATCAGCTACATACCGTCGCGCGATTGATTAAGTCGAGCGATCAGCTAGGCCACCAAAGGCAAGTTTATTTTGTCGGCTTAGGCGGTTTTGATACACACGCCAATCAATTGGATAAGCATGCGGAATTAATGAGCGCGTTGAGTCAGTCGCTTGCAGCGTTCAATCAGTCAATGGAAGCATCAGGCCTGGGTGATAAAGTGACCACCATGACCATGTCTGACTTTGGTAGACGCTTAGCGAGCAATGGCACCGGAACTGATCATGGCTGGGCAAGTAATCACCTAGTAGTGGCCAGTTATACGGACAGTGGCCATCGTTAA
- the istB gene encoding IS21-like element helper ATPase IstB, with translation MNQINEQLKALRLGHAAQALEQQREQLSTYAELAFEERLSLLLESELLNRNQTKIQRLKRQAKLRVDAQASQIIYKEGRGLMRSQMSELLTGIYLHKHQNILITGPTGAGKTYIACALSAQACEQQHSVRYYRLSRLLDDLSSGRLDGTYQKQLLALSKKGLLVLDDWGMEKLTQDHAGHLLELLEDRYQVSSTMMISQLPVKEWYNMIGNATVADAVLDRLIHNSHRLELGGESMRKLAQSDQLE, from the coding sequence ATGAACCAGATAAATGAACAACTAAAAGCACTTCGCCTTGGTCATGCAGCACAAGCTTTAGAGCAGCAACGTGAGCAGCTATCCACTTACGCAGAGCTAGCGTTCGAAGAAAGGTTAAGCTTACTTCTAGAGAGTGAGTTGCTTAACCGAAACCAAACTAAGATCCAAAGGCTCAAGCGACAAGCCAAGCTCAGAGTAGATGCGCAGGCAAGCCAAATTATTTACAAAGAAGGGCGAGGTCTAATGCGGAGTCAGATGAGTGAACTTCTGACAGGAATCTATCTGCACAAACATCAAAATATCTTGATCACTGGCCCTACAGGAGCAGGAAAAACCTATATCGCTTGCGCTTTATCGGCTCAGGCTTGCGAGCAGCAACATAGCGTTCGATATTACCGTCTGAGTCGCTTACTGGATGATCTAAGTTCAGGCCGTCTTGACGGCACATATCAAAAACAGCTACTGGCACTATCGAAAAAAGGCTTACTCGTCCTAGATGACTGGGGAATGGAAAAGCTCACTCAGGATCATGCAGGTCATTTACTGGAGTTACTTGAAGACAGATATCAGGTCAGCAGCACGATGATGATAAGCCAACTTCCTGTAAAAGAATGGTACAACATGATAGGTAACGCCACGGTTGCTGATGCTGTTTTAGACCGATTAATCCATAACAGCCACCGATTAGAACTAGGAGGGGAATCAATGAGAAAACTGGCGCAATCCGATCAGTTAGAGTAA
- a CDS encoding DEAD/DEAH box helicase — protein MSVNAVDYICERIANSDEFELSYKKLFLTTSKNRFNSNSSNPITNQEYHKLLKYSDFLSNSDDSYYRSLSLKIVSSLYELYNYESNCQLVVKSVLNKFGLFSAETKFVDDSLHLPISVELSSNYRKQSQRIGSTDDIFTNAQFKIYQSIMSNLHFSFSGPTSLGKSFLLKNTAIDLIESVQNIVFILPTKALLEEYLIDFRLLLSERKIDNVNVTKAVSGFKKDSKNILIFTQERYNSFLFEHSYSNVDVDVDVLFIDEAHKLADKRSKRAITLFKVIRRTLDFYPNVKLVFSSPVISNPEMFFNTFDLKENSKSLVVRESPVTQNLYFSNLIDGEFRYFDNVKKDVYKFIPERNYENGFDLISSLGESSHSNLVFISSKIECVKKCGEFIQYMIGNGLLSETNDEELINESEFISDFVHKDFILAKYLRYGIALHNGSLPTFIRKRIEDLYARKKIKFIFCTSTLLEGVNLPTQNVFIYPFAKRTLNDAEKCNLDFWNLAGRAGRYRNELSGNIICIGESGNNWDIVEKRARESKTIEIDDGIVSLLSKHRKILNYIEGKTKSPDKHIKELSALILSEVLSFSKCGELGSILLGFDKKIRDKIITSSIEHLDRKSISDIDPVAFSSNHNFDSDLQSKANQFARDRKNILKSYSREDVSSYIRTINEIYSIRTKESSLKQLINVVYSWLMGSPLSVIISNGIKYGTTVRDPETYRWVDFNASDSSHLNQKIIETITCIESEVTFLLESCCSHFYQLTKSIHGESFSGCNLAPLLEYGTMDPKETELQDYGFSRLAASELVKKHKDCITFSNGESKLKVDIRKLKSQTSEHSLIRKELNWIAK, from the coding sequence ATGAGTGTTAATGCCGTAGATTATATCTGTGAACGAATAGCAAATAGTGATGAGTTTGAACTGAGCTATAAAAAGTTATTTTTGACAACATCTAAGAACAGATTTAACAGCAACTCTTCTAACCCAATAACCAATCAAGAATATCATAAGTTACTAAAGTATTCGGATTTTTTATCGAATTCAGACGATAGCTACTATAGAAGCCTTTCGTTAAAAATCGTTTCATCATTATATGAACTGTATAACTACGAGTCTAACTGTCAACTAGTTGTAAAATCGGTACTAAACAAGTTCGGCTTGTTCTCTGCGGAGACTAAGTTCGTAGACGATAGCCTACATCTCCCAATAAGTGTGGAACTTTCGAGCAACTATAGAAAACAAAGTCAGCGTATTGGAAGCACTGACGATATATTTACTAATGCACAGTTTAAAATTTACCAGTCGATTATGAGTAATCTACACTTTAGTTTTTCTGGTCCAACGTCGTTAGGTAAGTCATTTCTACTAAAAAACACAGCTATTGATTTAATTGAATCAGTACAGAACATAGTTTTCATTCTGCCGACAAAAGCACTCTTAGAAGAGTATTTGATAGATTTTAGACTGCTATTATCTGAAAGAAAGATAGATAATGTAAATGTAACTAAAGCTGTTTCAGGGTTCAAAAAGGATAGTAAAAACATATTAATTTTCACACAAGAAAGGTACAACAGCTTTCTGTTTGAACATTCTTACTCAAATGTTGATGTTGATGTTGATGTGTTATTCATCGACGAAGCTCATAAGTTGGCTGATAAAAGAAGTAAACGCGCGATCACTCTATTTAAAGTGATAAGACGTACACTTGATTTTTATCCCAATGTCAAACTGGTTTTTTCTAGTCCTGTAATTTCTAACCCTGAGATGTTTTTTAATACCTTTGATTTAAAAGAAAATTCAAAGAGCTTAGTTGTTAGAGAAAGCCCTGTAACTCAAAACCTATACTTTTCAAACTTGATTGATGGAGAGTTTAGGTATTTTGATAATGTTAAGAAAGATGTATATAAGTTCATACCTGAGCGTAATTATGAGAATGGATTCGATTTAATTAGCTCTTTAGGAGAGTCGTCTCACTCAAATTTAGTTTTTATATCAAGTAAAATAGAATGTGTAAAAAAGTGTGGCGAATTTATCCAATATATGATTGGAAACGGTCTATTATCTGAAACAAATGATGAAGAGCTAATAAACGAATCTGAGTTCATTTCCGACTTTGTTCACAAAGACTTCATACTAGCTAAATATTTGCGCTATGGTATTGCTTTGCACAATGGATCTTTGCCTACGTTTATTCGTAAACGAATAGAAGATTTATACGCACGTAAGAAAATCAAGTTCATCTTTTGTACTTCAACTCTGCTAGAAGGCGTTAATTTACCAACACAGAATGTTTTTATCTATCCGTTTGCAAAAAGAACGCTGAACGATGCGGAAAAATGCAATCTGGATTTTTGGAACCTAGCAGGACGTGCTGGAAGGTATAGAAATGAATTATCAGGAAATATAATTTGTATCGGAGAGTCTGGAAATAACTGGGATATCGTTGAAAAACGGGCAAGAGAAAGTAAAACTATCGAAATAGATGATGGTATTGTTTCATTGTTATCTAAGCATAGAAAAATCCTTAATTATATTGAAGGAAAGACAAAGTCACCTGATAAACACATTAAAGAGTTAAGTGCGCTTATATTATCTGAAGTGCTAAGTTTTTCAAAGTGTGGGGAACTAGGTAGTATTCTTCTTGGCTTCGACAAGAAAATTAGAGATAAAATAATTACTTCTTCGATTGAACATTTAGATAGAAAATCGATATCTGATATTGACCCAGTTGCCTTTTCTAGCAATCACAATTTTGATAGTGATCTACAATCTAAAGCAAACCAATTTGCCAGAGATCGTAAGAACATATTAAAGTCTTACTCAAGAGAAGATGTCTCTAGCTATATTCGTACAATTAATGAGATTTATAGCATTAGAACAAAAGAATCTTCGTTAAAACAACTGATAAATGTTGTGTATTCTTGGTTGATGGGTTCACCACTATCGGTAATAATTTCGAATGGAATTAAGTATGGCACGACTGTTAGAGATCCAGAAACGTATCGATGGGTAGACTTTAATGCAAGTGATTCATCTCATTTGAATCAAAAGATAATCGAGACAATCACATGTATTGAAAGCGAAGTGACTTTTCTTCTTGAAAGCTGTTGTTCTCATTTCTATCAACTTACAAAGTCTATACATGGCGAGTCATTTTCAGGTTGTAACCTTGCGCCGTTACTTGAATATGGAACCATGGATCCAAAAGAGACTGAGCTGCAAGATTATGGATTTTCAAGATTAGCAGCTAGTGAGTTAGTCAAAAAACATAAGGATTGTATAACTTTCTCTAATGGAGAATCTAAACTAAAAGTAGATATACGTAAGCTTAAGTCCCAAACTAGTGAACATAGTCTTATTAGAAAAGAGTTAAATTGGATAGCAAAATAA
- a CDS encoding ComEC/Rec2 family competence protein, whose product MHIDILDAGHGDCLLITCGETLILVDSGPNSFKVRKELIKRLTALLAGRDIDVAIVTHNDDDHIGGYKYLLESGFIIKKFVFNSLDLIAKIVKNNSRQKKISFRQDIDLQNVLNAKGIGVQSFQNEDSPLRFNGITLTALTPNQVILERLNNRAVVVRAQKKISGSNRKETPIAECLLEIQNDRVQFVEDNSLTNKSSISLILEYEEVRVLFLGDCHPSDVIDALKSTEKNGSQFHAVKLSHHGSEKNTSAMVLKTLGETDYIICADKSHHGHPNNKTISRIIHFNKHANIHLSGDNQKLNKMFEACIEQGYPINVSYPENGVNRIVYE is encoded by the coding sequence ATGCACATTGATATACTTGATGCGGGGCATGGGGATTGTCTTTTAATCACTTGTGGTGAAACGCTGATTTTGGTTGATTCAGGTCCTAACTCCTTCAAAGTACGCAAAGAGCTAATCAAACGGCTAACGGCACTTCTTGCTGGCAGAGATATTGATGTCGCGATTGTTACTCATAACGATGATGACCACATCGGAGGGTACAAATATCTGCTTGAAAGTGGATTTATTATTAAAAAATTCGTTTTCAATAGCTTAGATCTCATAGCAAAGATCGTTAAAAACAACTCTCGGCAGAAGAAAATATCTTTTAGGCAGGACATTGATCTTCAGAACGTCTTAAATGCCAAAGGTATTGGCGTTCAAAGCTTTCAAAACGAAGACTCACCTCTGAGGTTTAATGGTATTACGTTAACGGCTTTAACCCCTAACCAAGTCATACTAGAACGACTGAATAACAGAGCGGTGGTGGTTAGAGCACAGAAGAAGATTTCTGGTTCAAATCGTAAAGAAACTCCCATAGCTGAGTGTCTTTTAGAAATACAAAACGATAGAGTTCAGTTCGTTGAAGATAACTCACTTACTAACAAGTCAAGCATATCTTTAATACTTGAATATGAAGAGGTACGAGTACTATTCCTTGGTGACTGCCATCCGAGCGATGTGATCGACGCATTAAAATCTACAGAGAAAAACGGAAGTCAGTTCCATGCTGTAAAGTTATCGCACCATGGTAGCGAAAAGAACACAAGCGCCATGGTGCTAAAAACTTTAGGCGAAACTGATTACATCATATGTGCCGATAAGTCTCATCACGGGCACCCAAACAATAAAACGATTAGTCGAATCATCCACTTTAACAAGCATGCAAACATTCATTTGAGTGGTGATAACCAAAAGCTTAACAAGATGTTCGAAGCTTGTATCGAGCAAGGGTATCCAATTAATGTCAGCTACCCTGAAAATGGTGTAAACAGGATTGTTTATGAGTAG